In a single window of the Zonotrichia leucophrys gambelii isolate GWCS_2022_RI chromosome 2, RI_Zleu_2.0, whole genome shotgun sequence genome:
- the KLHL38 gene encoding kelch-like protein 38 encodes MEEGSTEEFLFKDQDFSSELLRQLNALRQSRMLTDVTLCSGGFEIPCHRNVLASSSPYFKAMFCNNFRESHQPKVILKGIDANILDQIILYVYTGEILISTENVLCLLETASMLQYTKLFEACSTYLQDKLTPDNCLSMIRLAKVLNCQSLNKKAKAMALKCFPLVASSEDLKELCPTELIDYLGDDELCGEEEQVFEALMVWIRHDLQARQGYIQELFKKVRLQYVHPTFLFHFIANDSLVQASPTCRSILESARRQMFSLYSTNTPDIKPMVHVPRRYSNQEFLIIIGGRKDSQQTTRDVLLYDDKTNQWLSLAKLPMRLYKASAVSLHSNVFVLGGMPVSNKKSLVSGNIYIYSLKLNQWRLIEHMLVPRYSHRSLAYKNYILSFGGIGENQEILNSVERYDSVYNTCESMANMPVAVLHPAVAAKDQRVYLFGGEDIMQNPVRLIQVYHVSRNTWFRMETRVVKNVCAPAVVIGDQIIIVGGYTRRIIAYDTKGNKFVKCADMKDRRMHHGATVIRNKLYVTGGRCLTSDNAIKDLDSLDCYDPETDTWTPKGKLPHRLFDHGCLTLQCVPCSNLL; translated from the exons ATGGAAGAGGGGTCCACTGAAGAGTTTCTCTTCAAAGACCAGGACTTCTCCTCTGAactgctgaggcagctgaatgCTCTGCGGCAGAGCAGGATGCTGACCGATGTTaccctctgctctgggggctTTGAAATCCCCTGTCACCGAAATGTGCTGGCTTCCAGCAGCCCATACTTCAAGGCAATGTTCTGTAACAACTTCAGGGAGAGTCACCAGCCTAAAGTCATTCTAAAGGGCATCGATGCCAATATTTTGGATCAGATTATCCTTTATGTTTACACTGGGGAGATTCTCATATCCACTGAGAATGTCTTGTGCCTCTTGGAGACAGCATCCATGCTGCAGTACACTAAGCTGTTTGAGGCCTGCTCTACCTACCTCCAGGACAAGCTGACCCCTGACAACTGTCTGAGCATGATCAGACTGGCAAAAGTCTTGAACTGCCAAAGCCTGAATAAGAAAGCCAAGGCAATGgctttgaaatgttttcctctgGTGGCCTCTTCTGAGGACCTGAAGGAGCTCTGTCCCACGGAGCTCATCGATTACCTTGGGGATGATGAGctctgtggggaggaggagcaggtcTTTGAGGCACTGATGGTCTGGATCCGGCACGACCTCCAGGCGCGACAAGGCTACATCCAAGAGTTGTTCAAGAAGGTCCGACTGCAGTACGTCCATCCAACCTTCCTCTTCCATTTCATTGCCAATGACTCGCTCGTTCAGGCCTCACCCACTTGCAGGAGCATCCTGGAGTCAGCCCGGAGACAGATGTTCTCCTTGTACAGCACCAACACGCCTGACATCAAACCCATGGTGCATGTTCCTCGCAGGTACTCCAACCAGGAGTTCCTCATCATCATCGGTGGCAGGAAGGACAGCCAGCAGACAACGAGGGATGTCCTGCTGTATGATGACAAGACAAACCAATGGCTGAGCCTGGCCAAACTTCCCATGCGCCTCTACAAAGCCTCTGCAGTGAGTTTACACAGCAATGTTTTTGTGCTCGGAGGGATGCCTGTTAGCAATAAGAAAAGTCTGGTCAGTGgtaatatttacatttactcCCTCAAACTCAATCAGTGGAGGTTGATTGAGCACATGCTAGTTCCACGTTACTCCCACAGAAGCTTGgcatataaaaattatattttatcatTTGGTGGAATTGGTGAAAACCAGGAAATCCTGAATTCTGTGGAAAGATATGATAGTGTCTACAACACCTGTGAGAGCATGGCAAACATGCCTGTTGCCGTCCTTCACCCTGCTGTTGCTGCCAAAGATCAAAGAGTTTACCTCTTTGGGGGAGAAGATATAATGCAAAACCCTGTTCGGCTTATCCAG gtttACCATGTCTCCAGGAATACATGGTTTCGTATGGAGACCAGAGTAGTGAAGAATGTCTGTGCACCAGCTGTTGTGATTGGAGACCAGATTATCATCGTAGGTG GGTACACCCGGAGAATAATTGCTTATGATACAAAAGGCAACAAGTTTGTTAAATGTGCAGACATGAAGGACAGACGAATGCATCATGGGGCCACTGTCATCAGGAACAAGCTGTATGTCACAGGAGGACGGTGTCTCACCTCAGACAATGCCATCAAGGACCTGGATTCCTTGGACTGCTATGATCCAGAGACTGACACATGGACACCAAAGGGAAAACTGCCACACAGACTCTTTGACCATGGGTGCCTGACGCTCCAGTGTGTCCCCTGTTCTAACCTTCTCTAA